A region of the Pseudorca crassidens isolate mPseCra1 chromosome 9, mPseCra1.hap1, whole genome shotgun sequence genome:
GCCCGGCACCCCTGGCTCCCGCGTGGTGGGGGCTTTCTCAGTACTTGCTTGGTGGCCTGGCGGTAGTCTGAAGGCCTGGAGTAGGCGGGGAAAATGGGACcgtgggagtggagggaggggagccaGGAGGGCCTGGCGGGGCTACACCGTGTGGGCAAAGGGTGGCAGTGGTAGGGGCAGTGCCAGCCAGCTTGTGAGGCTAGCTGGGGCCAGTCCCAGTGAGGGGTTAGGACagtgaggggagagggcaggTTCTGGCCTGGCCTGACTGCCCTTCAACGCATGTGCCAGGAAAACTTCGGGGAGCCCATGGCCCTGCAGGAGTTGGACTCTAGCAACGGGGCTCTGTTGCCCTTCTACGACCCTGACACCAACGTGGTCTACGTCTGCGGCAAGGTAGAGCtgggcagggctgctggggaCAAGGAAGAGATAGGCAGGCCCAGGTGCTGACCCCTGGCCCCTCCCGCCCTGCAGGGTGACTCCAGCATCCGGTACTTTGAGATCACAGACGAGTCCCCCTACATCCACTTCCTGAACACGTTCACCAGCAAAGAGCCCCAGAGGGGCATGGGCAGCATGCCCAAGAGGGGCTTGGAGGTCAGCAAGTGCGAGATTGCCCGGTAAGAAGGTGGATGTAGGGAGCTGCTCGGGGGCAGGAACCGGCCCAGAGGGGCCCCGGGGTCAGGGGTCAGCCTGTGGGAGGGGCCAGGGTAAGGACTggaaggggagggcagagggagctgGGAGAGGTGGTAGGGGGCAGGTTCCACCCATGGGTCCTCCCTCCCCGCCCTTTCCCAGGTTCTACAAACTGCACGAGCGCAAGTGTGAGCCCATTGTCATGACAGTGCCACGAAAGGTGAGGCCACCTGGTTCCCTGCCCACCCACTCCCTTTCTAGCAGACAGACCACACAGGGGTGCCCAAGGTGAGGCTCGTGAATGGGACATGGCCGAGTGGGTGTAGCCAGCAGGCTGGACAGATGCCAGCGTGCCCAGCGAGGGCCAGGCAGGGATGAGACACAGGGTGAACGGAGGCCTCGCTCTGCGTGAGCCACAGGAGGCAGATACTGGGCAGCCTTGGAGTCTCCCTGTAGGAGGCAAGGCAGGAGCAACAGCATGGCTGGGGCCGGGCCTCCAATGAGGGGTGTGCAGTAAGCCAGGCGAAAGCACAGAGGTGGGAATGGAAAGGAGCGGGGAGCCTGGCTGCAGTGGAGGCTCCTGTGAGGTGGGGATTCGGCCACATGTGGCTCGGCCTCAGAGCCCCAGCTGAGAGCCTTGAACGTGCTTCGTTTCTCTCCAGCCAGCGTTTACTGAGGGCACAGGGTAGCGTGCCAGGCACGTCCAGGGAGCAGAGCTGAGGGCGAGTTCAGCGGGGCCAGCCCCAGGAACTCACTGTCCACAGGGCACAGACGTGGCTCCCAGAGTCCCACAGAGCCACGTAGGTGGCCCCTGCTTGGGAAGGTGGGGGGAATCTTCAGAGGGAGCTGTCGGTGGTGTCcagaagaaagtgaaagaacAGATTTGAGCTTTAGAAATGTCACTAGGGGTCAGGCCATGGGAAGATGGGTTGACAGGGTGCAAGCCTGGAGGCCAGGAGAGTGTTGAGGAGGTGGCCACTCAGGGTCCAGACGAGAGGACCCTGCAGGTGGGCCCCAGCTGACCCAGACCTCCCCCCGGCCCAGTCGGACCTCTTCCAGGATGATCTGTACCCCGACACAGCTGGGCCTGAGGCGGCCCTGGAGGCAGAGGAGTGGGTGAGCGGGCGGGATGCCAACCCCATCCTCATCTCCCTGCGGGAAGCCTACGTGCCCAGCAAACAGCGGGACCTGAAGGTCAACCGGCGCAACGTGTTATCAGACAGCCGGCCCGCCGCGGCCCCTGGCTCCCCCCGCCCGGGGGCCTCCACGCCTGCTGCCTTCACCAGTATTGCCGCCCCTGGCGGCAGCCTTGCCGGAGCCGGGGTAGGTGCCCCTCAGCTCAGGGTGGTGTTGGGAAGCCCGGGTGTTGCCCAGGTCTGCTGTGCCTGCCTGAACCActcactgcccctctctgggcctcaggcccCCTCTGCCTGATAGTAGATTTGGGGAGGGCTGCAGCTCCGAAACCCCTGCCCCTGCTCATGTCCCTGCAGGAGGCTGGGAAGCTGGAGGAGGTGATGCAGGAGCTGCGAGCACTGAGAGCGCTGGTCAAGGAGCAGGGGGATCGCATCTGCCGCCTGGAGGAGCAGCTCGGCCGCGTGGAAAATGGAGACGCCTAGAACTGGGCCCAGTGGATGACACTCCCCATTCACCTCCTCCGCCCACCCCTTTCTCACTCAGCCTCTGCTGGCGGGTCACACTGACTCCGGCTGGCTGCCCCTGCCCCCGCTGAGGGTTTCCGGGGCAGGTTCAGGGACCAGTCCACACCCTGAGCCATCCTGTGGGCCTAGGCTGGAGCCACCGCCTGGCTTTGGGCATTGTTACTGGGGAGGGTTTTTGTACCCAGGAGAGCTTCTACTCTGAGGCAccgtctcccccacccccacccagcccccctgctccctcccctgagGAAGCAGGAGGGATGGGCTCTATATTTTCATTccaaataaaattctctttctaAAAGCCAGGTTTGCCCTTCTGCTGCAAGGGTGGGACTGGGAAAGGAAGTCTGGACCCCTGGGGGGGGACATAGGGCGCCCCCATGGATCATAAATGTGAGAAAGGTCTGGGGGACCGTGAACATCCCCCGCACTGCCCCCCATAGCCCCATCCTGGCCCGGGGAGAGGCCGGTGAGGATC
Encoded here:
- the CORO1B gene encoding coronin-1B isoform X2, with protein sequence MFRKVVRQSKFRHVFGQPVKNDQCYEDIRVSRVTWDSTFCAVNPKFLAVIVEASGGGAFLVLPLSKTGRIDKAYPTVCGHTGPVLDIDWCPHNDEVIASGSEDCTVMVWQIPENGLVSPLTEPVVVLEGHSKRVGIITWHPTARNVLLSAGCDNVVLIWNVGTAEELYRLDSLHPDLIYNVSWNRNGSLFCTACKDKSEREKAHEGARPMRAIFLADGKVFTTGFSRMSERQLALWDPENFGEPMALQELDSSNGALLPFYDPDTNVVYVCGKGDSSIRYFEITDESPYIHFLNTFTSKEPQRGMGSMPKRGLEVSKCEIARFYKLHERKCEPIVMTVPRKSDLFQDDLYPDTAGPEAALEAEEWVSGRDANPILISLREAYVPSKQRDLKVNRRNVLSDSRPAAAPGSPRPGASTPAAFTSIAAPGGSLAGAGEAGKLEEVMQELRALRALVKEQGDRICRLEEQLGRVENGDA